One stretch of Roseimicrobium sp. ORNL1 DNA includes these proteins:
- a CDS encoding class I SAM-dependent methyltransferase translates to MGELTLFISFMAQTFSCSSCGSTHLEKVIDLGLQPLANNLLRPEDVSRPEPEPRFPLEVWVCMQCWLMQITHIVPPVTLFSEYVYFSSFSDHMLRHAREASLRYIEEKKLGAQSLVIEVASNDGYLLKNFVQAGVPCLGFEPAVNIAEVARKQGVETRCEFFGKQSAAALKAERGAADLILGNNVFAHAPDTNDFVAGLATLLKPDGWIVLEFPYGMDMIEKVEFDTIYHEHVFYFTLLPLIPLFEQHGLEIFHVERIAIHGGSLRIFAAHRGVEQARDSLVERAADEVYHGVNSMPYYQRFSERAAKVRRGLIAFLEEQQAAGKRVAAYGASAKGSTLLNYVGEAAATLEFMADRSTYKHGLLSPGLHIPIVPAESLAEKQPDYALLLAWNFAEEIMKQQAAYAEKGGRFVIPLPELRVV, encoded by the coding sequence ATGGGCGAACTGACTCTATTCATCTCCTTCATGGCCCAAACCTTCTCCTGCAGCTCTTGTGGTTCCACCCATCTGGAGAAGGTCATTGACCTGGGACTTCAGCCGCTGGCCAACAATCTGCTCCGACCCGAGGACGTGAGCCGTCCGGAGCCGGAGCCGAGGTTTCCCCTGGAGGTCTGGGTGTGCATGCAGTGCTGGCTCATGCAGATCACGCACATCGTGCCGCCAGTGACGCTCTTCAGCGAGTACGTGTACTTCTCCTCCTTCTCGGATCACATGCTGCGGCATGCCCGGGAGGCCTCGCTGCGCTACATTGAGGAAAAGAAGCTGGGGGCACAGAGCCTGGTCATCGAAGTGGCAAGCAATGACGGCTACCTGCTCAAGAACTTCGTGCAGGCCGGCGTGCCCTGCCTGGGATTCGAACCAGCGGTGAACATCGCTGAGGTCGCGCGGAAGCAGGGCGTGGAGACGCGTTGCGAATTCTTCGGAAAGCAATCCGCTGCCGCACTGAAGGCAGAACGTGGCGCTGCGGACCTCATCCTCGGAAACAACGTTTTCGCCCATGCGCCGGATACCAATGACTTCGTGGCAGGCCTGGCGACACTGCTCAAGCCCGATGGATGGATCGTGCTCGAGTTCCCCTACGGCATGGACATGATCGAGAAGGTCGAGTTCGACACGATCTACCATGAGCACGTGTTCTACTTCACGCTGCTGCCGTTGATTCCGCTGTTTGAGCAACACGGCCTGGAAATCTTCCACGTGGAGCGCATCGCCATTCACGGAGGATCCTTGCGCATCTTTGCCGCGCATCGCGGTGTGGAGCAGGCGCGCGATTCCCTGGTCGAACGTGCGGCGGACGAAGTGTACCACGGCGTGAACAGCATGCCGTACTACCAGCGCTTCAGCGAACGCGCCGCAAAGGTGCGCCGCGGCCTCATTGCCTTTCTGGAAGAACAGCAGGCCGCAGGAAAGCGCGTCGCCGCTTATGGCGCTTCTGCCAAAGGGAGCACACTTCTGAACTACGTGGGCGAGGCCGCTGCCACCTTGGAGTTCATGGCGGACCGCAGCACCTACAAGCACGGCCTGCTCAGCCCCGGCCTGCACATCCCCATCGTGCCCGCTGAATCCCTGGCTGAGAAACAGCCGGACTACGCCCTGCTGCTCGCGTGGAATTTCGCGGAAGAAATCATGAAGCAGCAGGCTGCCTATGCGGAAAAGGGCGGCCGCTTCGTCATTCCCCTGCCCGAGTTACGTGTGGTCTAG
- a CDS encoding class I SAM-dependent methyltransferase translates to MKTQCPGCQGKQLTQPWVVPGQPAVLNYRCHSHTAATKVPLLDLHLVECHECGLVFNAGFDESLVPYDGGYDNQQSHSSVFWNHMEECARHLATHYAAPAGSGIVLEPGCGKGAYLKMLCKLTGWRGLGYDTTSEAAGEGEHNTHFVNRNASTGDIPTGIHALVCRHVIEHVGDVGAFLRLLHEMAVAGGAKVTYIETPSWEWIVAQAAFWDVFHEHCNYFTAATLQHLAKDAGFHVLEHFTTFGGQYQSLYLGTSDTFASRDRAQPSPSELDAFARKADAAKATLQSHLVVNGAGRGPYAIWGAGAKGVTLANTFTHLGMAPSIIIDSNPGKAGTFIPGVAVPVHPPGRATLEKVPLIVIPNPNYLPEIQETLRNLGLNPTLVSI, encoded by the coding sequence ATGAAAACACAGTGTCCAGGATGTCAGGGCAAGCAACTCACCCAACCGTGGGTGGTGCCCGGACAACCCGCTGTGCTGAACTATCGCTGCCACTCACACACGGCGGCGACGAAGGTTCCCTTGCTGGACCTCCATCTCGTAGAATGCCATGAGTGCGGCCTGGTCTTCAATGCGGGCTTCGATGAAAGCCTGGTGCCGTATGACGGTGGCTATGACAATCAGCAGTCGCATTCCTCTGTCTTTTGGAATCACATGGAAGAGTGTGCCCGGCACCTGGCCACACACTATGCCGCGCCCGCTGGGTCAGGCATCGTCCTGGAGCCAGGCTGTGGCAAAGGGGCCTACCTCAAGATGCTTTGCAAACTCACGGGCTGGCGCGGCCTTGGCTATGACACGACCTCCGAAGCTGCGGGAGAAGGAGAGCACAACACCCATTTCGTGAACCGGAACGCGAGCACCGGGGACATCCCGACAGGCATTCACGCGCTGGTCTGCCGTCATGTCATTGAACACGTCGGCGATGTGGGTGCCTTCCTTCGGTTGCTTCATGAGATGGCCGTGGCGGGAGGTGCCAAAGTCACCTACATTGAAACTCCGTCGTGGGAGTGGATCGTGGCGCAGGCTGCGTTTTGGGACGTCTTCCACGAGCACTGCAACTACTTCACCGCGGCGACACTGCAGCACCTCGCCAAGGACGCCGGCTTTCATGTACTGGAACACTTCACCACCTTCGGTGGGCAGTACCAGTCGCTCTACCTCGGTACCAGCGACACATTTGCATCCAGAGATCGCGCACAGCCGTCGCCATCGGAACTCGATGCGTTTGCGAGGAAGGCCGATGCAGCAAAGGCAACCTTGCAAAGCCACCTCGTGGTAAACGGCGCCGGTCGTGGCCCTTACGCCATATGGGGCGCAGGCGCCAAGGGTGTCACTCTGGCCAATACCTTCACTCATCTTGGCATGGCCCCCTCGATAATCATCGACAGCAACCCGGGCAAGGCAGGGACCTTCATTCCAGGAGTCGCTGTTCCCGTACATCCGCCCGGGCGTGCGACGCTTGAGAAGGTGCCGCTGATCGTCATTCCAAATCCCAACTACCTACCCGAAATCCAGGAGACCCTGCGCAACCTGGGCTTGAATCCCACGCTCGTTTCGATTTGA
- the rfbC gene encoding dTDP-4-dehydrorhamnose 3,5-epimerase: MIFSSTGIEGVVLVESQPHRDERGFFARTYCEREFAANGLNTRWVQHNQSLSLTAGTLRGLHYQTDPHAEIKLVRCLSGRVWDVVADLRKGSPTFGRWEAHELSESTMRALYIPAGCAHGFQCLSDTCQLFYLMSEVYEPNCSAGVRWDDPDLAIQWPLPPQHLSPRDEALPLLKDIA, from the coding sequence ATGATATTCTCGTCCACAGGCATCGAAGGTGTTGTCCTCGTGGAATCCCAACCCCACCGCGACGAGCGGGGCTTTTTCGCGCGGACCTATTGCGAGCGTGAGTTTGCTGCGAACGGCCTCAATACCCGGTGGGTGCAGCACAACCAAAGTCTGAGTCTCACCGCCGGCACCCTGCGTGGCCTGCACTACCAGACTGATCCTCATGCGGAAATCAAACTGGTGCGCTGCCTGAGTGGCCGCGTATGGGATGTGGTGGCAGACCTCCGCAAGGGCTCCCCAACCTTCGGTCGCTGGGAGGCGCATGAACTCAGCGAAAGCACCATGCGCGCGCTCTACATTCCTGCTGGATGTGCCCACGGCTTCCAATGTCTCTCGGACACCTGTCAGCTGTTTTATTTAATGTCAGAAGTCTATGAACCCAACTGCTCCGCGGGTGTGAGGTGGGATGATCCTGATCTCGCCATCCAGTGGCCACTCCCGCCACAGCATCTTTCGCCGCGTGACGAAGCCCTGCCATTGCTGAAGGACATCGCATGA
- a CDS encoding NAD(P)-dependent oxidoreductase encodes MKIFVTGANGFIGRAFCHAAIAAGHEILGLCRHSTVPLPSGCQTLVGDLTNLPWEDVQRFAPDALLHLAWIVTPGAYLTSPVNDALIGQSEELFRKATDLGVRHLAATGTCIEYAPAEQPLGEDVSPLAPTLTYSRAKMATSRMLESVATEREVLWTWFRIFYCFGEGEHPDRIVSWIMRKLAAGESVEVKTPDSVKDYIHVDDVASAMLWCLEKKITGSVNVACGHGVRIFDLAQKIAQVVQAEPSLVSGANPPAHDPFPTTVADISRLKDTGWTPRLSLAQGLERMWQISNSVR; translated from the coding sequence ATGAAGATCTTTGTAACAGGAGCAAATGGGTTCATTGGCCGCGCCTTCTGCCACGCAGCGATTGCTGCGGGTCACGAGATCCTGGGACTGTGCCGGCATTCCACCGTTCCACTTCCTTCCGGCTGCCAGACGCTTGTCGGCGACCTGACGAACCTGCCGTGGGAGGACGTGCAACGCTTCGCCCCGGATGCGCTGCTTCACCTCGCATGGATCGTCACGCCCGGTGCCTACCTGACTTCTCCCGTGAATGACGCCCTGATTGGCCAAAGCGAGGAACTCTTCAGAAAGGCCACGGATCTCGGGGTGCGTCATCTCGCCGCTACAGGCACGTGCATCGAGTATGCTCCCGCAGAGCAGCCACTGGGGGAGGATGTTTCCCCTCTCGCGCCCACGCTCACCTATTCGCGCGCGAAGATGGCCACCAGCAGGATGCTTGAGTCCGTGGCCACGGAGAGAGAGGTCCTCTGGACCTGGTTTCGCATCTTCTATTGTTTCGGTGAAGGCGAACATCCCGACCGCATCGTCTCATGGATCATGCGCAAGCTCGCGGCTGGAGAATCTGTCGAGGTGAAGACGCCGGACAGTGTGAAGGACTACATTCACGTGGATGACGTCGCCTCCGCGATGCTCTGGTGCCTGGAGAAAAAAATCACGGGATCGGTCAACGTCGCGTGTGGCCACGGCGTCAGGATTTTCGACCTCGCGCAGAAGATCGCCCAGGTCGTGCAGGCGGAGCCTTCGCTGGTTTCTGGAGCCAATCCTCCTGCTCACGATCCGTTCCCGACCACCGTGGCGGACATCTCCCGTCTCAAAGATACCGGCTGGACTCCCCGCCTCTCGCTCGCGCAAGGCTTGGAGCGCATGTGGCAAATCTCGAATTCCGTTCGCTGA
- a CDS encoding CmcI family methyltransferase — MKLELDTDSNTLRIHEHDKVETIPLYSTRGFEILSDAWVKVGWNQKHPYTFTWWGRPMIQHPEDVLRIQEVLFALKPDYVVETGVAHGGSLIFYASLFEAVNHGKVIGVDIEIRPHNRKAIEAHPMAKRITLVEGSSTAPEVVAQVKKLIPEGSKVLVILDSNHTKAHVAAELQAYHDLVSVGSYIVATDGVMSLVHDAPRGTHSWILDNPTEAAREFAGRNPDFVVEQPKWLFNESDLSQNVTHWPGAWLKRVR; from the coding sequence ATGAAGCTCGAACTCGATACCGACTCCAACACCCTGCGCATTCACGAGCATGACAAGGTGGAGACCATACCGCTCTACAGCACCAGGGGATTCGAAATCCTCTCGGATGCCTGGGTAAAGGTCGGCTGGAACCAGAAGCACCCCTACACCTTCACCTGGTGGGGACGTCCGATGATCCAGCACCCGGAGGACGTGCTGCGTATTCAAGAGGTACTGTTCGCCTTGAAGCCGGACTATGTGGTGGAGACGGGGGTGGCACATGGTGGCTCGCTCATCTTCTACGCAAGCCTCTTTGAAGCCGTCAATCATGGGAAGGTCATCGGCGTGGACATCGAAATCCGGCCCCACAACCGCAAGGCCATCGAAGCCCATCCCATGGCAAAACGCATCACCCTGGTGGAAGGCAGCTCCACTGCGCCAGAAGTGGTGGCACAGGTGAAGAAGCTCATTCCAGAGGGCTCCAAGGTGCTGGTGATTCTGGACTCCAATCACACCAAGGCCCACGTTGCAGCGGAACTACAGGCCTACCATGACTTGGTCAGCGTGGGGTCCTACATCGTCGCCACCGATGGCGTAATGAGCCTGGTGCATGACGCCCCCCGCGGCACCCACTCCTGGATTCTGGACAATCCCACCGAGGCCGCCCGGGAGTTTGCCGGGAGGAATCCGGATTTTGTCGTGGAGCAGCCCAAGTGGCTCTTCAACGAAAGCGACCTCAGCCAGAACGTCACCCACTGGCCGGGAGCGTGGCTGAAGCGGGTACGGTGA
- a CDS encoding glycosyltransferase — protein sequence MPLKDISVVIPTRNCRDLIQSSSALMREWVSEVGEIVVVDSQSSDGTVELLQELLPFPHVKFLSHPPGLYASWNFGIQNCSLPLTYIATAGDSISAADLDFLASTAASTEADLVVCAPIFRHAPGTSATAPSWPIHHLMELLKEGDFIELSGTDLTAFALTHCTPPLRYHAWTGSAASNIYRSATLKQHPFPEDAGHSGDTLWAVQQSRFVKAVFCRRSCGSFYVHTEPKVLDAYEQTRIFTKFHAACHEALEWMLQQDDALDGPLTRAYLRQSSQNQKMVMELITALTSQQGAIQTEMQKKEQHKLRCAELTQQLDDLRSEVKNGKAALSRVEKKVPRWVLKLFGVNHHSS from the coding sequence ATGCCGCTTAAAGACATCTCCGTCGTCATTCCGACAAGGAACTGTAGGGATCTCATCCAGTCCTCCTCCGCGCTGATGCGTGAGTGGGTGAGTGAGGTGGGTGAAATCGTGGTGGTCGACAGCCAATCCTCGGATGGCACGGTGGAGCTTCTTCAAGAGTTGCTTCCCTTTCCTCACGTCAAATTCTTGAGCCATCCCCCGGGGCTGTATGCTTCATGGAATTTTGGGATTCAGAACTGCTCGCTACCTCTGACTTATATTGCCACGGCAGGCGACTCCATCTCCGCCGCAGATCTCGACTTCCTGGCATCCACAGCAGCCTCGACTGAGGCGGATTTGGTCGTGTGTGCTCCGATTTTCCGGCATGCCCCAGGAACCTCTGCCACTGCTCCCTCCTGGCCCATCCATCATCTCATGGAGCTGCTCAAGGAGGGTGATTTCATCGAGCTCAGTGGCACAGACCTGACCGCCTTCGCGCTCACCCATTGCACCCCTCCCCTGCGTTATCACGCGTGGACGGGAAGCGCCGCCAGCAACATCTACCGTTCGGCGACCCTAAAGCAGCACCCATTCCCGGAGGACGCGGGGCACTCAGGCGACACCCTGTGGGCAGTACAGCAGTCCCGCTTCGTCAAAGCAGTGTTTTGCCGCCGCTCATGCGGCAGCTTTTACGTCCACACAGAGCCCAAGGTATTGGATGCCTACGAGCAGACGCGCATCTTCACCAAGTTCCACGCGGCGTGCCATGAGGCTCTTGAGTGGATGCTGCAACAGGATGATGCACTCGATGGGCCACTGACACGAGCCTACCTGCGCCAGTCCTCCCAGAACCAGAAAATGGTCATGGAACTCATCACCGCGCTGACCAGCCAGCAGGGAGCCATCCAGACTGAGATGCAGAAGAAAGAGCAGCACAAGCTCCGCTGCGCAGAATTAACCCAACAGCTCGACGACTTGCGCAGCGAGGTCAAAAATGGAAAAGCAGCCCTGTCCCGCGTCGAAAAGAAAGTTCCTCGCTGGGTGCTGAAACTATTCGGGGTGAACCATCACAGCAGCTGA
- a CDS encoding glycosyltransferase, with the protein MSLPSSSDSPVPQSTSSEAGSVQDKVLFSVITICRNSEGTLGTALKSLAAQTYTNWEWIMVDGASTDGSVAHASILEGKGVRQTVISEPDRGIYEAMNKGVRRARGTYVHFLNADDLYHDPRVLEDIALALERNSFPDLLYGDIVVVDPAGKESNYISPEPENALREMVCGCLPHQGCFASLNLFNQTVGLFHEEYRTAGDYDWMIRALVSDNVRTYHLPRLVARYCSAGASSKLESSLPESFAVLNKNIALQQALGTQGILEAYQQQVLSLRLQIQQLQTRETSLAKQLQNAKERLAQANQKKDTLRAKIDAGKTRQSASWMPKWLRPGNPKTSDQKGADNQP; encoded by the coding sequence ATGTCGCTTCCCTCCTCCAGTGATTCTCCAGTTCCCCAGTCCACCTCAAGCGAGGCTGGCTCGGTACAGGACAAAGTGCTCTTCTCCGTAATCACGATTTGCCGGAACTCCGAAGGCACGCTGGGCACCGCTCTTAAGAGTCTTGCCGCCCAGACGTACACCAACTGGGAATGGATCATGGTGGACGGAGCCTCCACCGATGGCTCCGTGGCTCACGCCTCCATCCTTGAGGGAAAGGGCGTGCGGCAGACCGTCATTAGTGAACCGGATCGCGGCATCTATGAAGCCATGAACAAGGGAGTGCGCCGTGCTCGTGGGACTTATGTCCACTTCCTGAATGCGGACGACCTTTACCATGATCCGCGGGTGCTGGAGGATATCGCCCTCGCCTTGGAGCGGAACTCGTTCCCAGACCTTCTCTACGGAGACATCGTCGTCGTGGATCCCGCAGGCAAGGAATCCAACTACATCTCTCCAGAGCCGGAGAACGCCCTGCGCGAGATGGTCTGCGGATGCCTGCCGCATCAAGGCTGCTTCGCCAGCCTCAACCTTTTCAATCAAACAGTGGGGCTCTTCCATGAAGAATACCGGACGGCTGGCGACTACGATTGGATGATACGCGCCCTGGTCAGCGATAACGTGCGGACCTACCACCTGCCAAGACTCGTGGCCCGGTACTGTTCTGCGGGGGCATCTTCAAAGCTGGAGTCCAGTCTGCCCGAGTCATTTGCGGTTCTGAACAAGAACATCGCGCTTCAGCAGGCCTTGGGCACCCAGGGGATTCTTGAGGCCTACCAGCAGCAGGTCCTGTCCCTCAGGCTGCAGATTCAACAGCTGCAAACCAGAGAAACCAGCCTCGCCAAACAACTGCAAAACGCCAAGGAACGGCTCGCACAGGCCAACCAGAAGAAGGACACCCTTCGCGCCAAAATCGACGCTGGCAAAACCCGCCAGAGTGCCTCGTGGATGCCCAAATGGCTGCGCCCCGGCAATCCAAAAACGTCGGACCAAAAAGGGGCTGACAATCAGCCCTAA
- a CDS encoding glycosyltransferase family 1 protein, protein MPTAADSSSPQGLQAIIAPEVFGDEFSEAIRSLARSAPIDSVLEIGSSSGEGSTLAWVEGLRQNPRKPKLYCMEVSKVRCEALERRWGPEGFVECFLGSSVDLDQFPTEAEVETFYKTVEGPLRNYPLEQVLGWLREDKAYITAEGVQTGRIREIKRSRGIENFGAVLIDGSEFTGNAELDEVYGAEFILLDDTQTYKCHQAHQRLLHDPAYQLVAENPSLRHGYSVFRRRRSTALDPLPNDAPVHYFTIVLNGEPFIRHHMEVLKQLSFPWHWHIVEGAATLTHDTGAWGRAEKGALNQNHHRNGLSTDGTSAYLDELAALYPERVTIYRPPAGRLWDGKTEMVAQPLKNIFEEGILWEIDADELWTQEQLETGRRMFLEHPEKCAAWFWCHFFVGEKLVVASRYGYSQKPTQEWIRAWRFTPGMKWLTHEPPVLARRLENGQWKDVAEGRVFTHQETEALGLVFQHFAYATEAQVQFKESYYGYAGAVAAWHKLQNSQTFPTPLREHFAWVDGHAEVDTIEARRITPLAKYDRGSNRWTFSSHAAAQPSLPKHTTTIVVDGVFFQLNNTGIGRVWSETLKLWAASDMAKHVWILDRNGTLPPIPGLRRISVKPFNIEEPGSDAFMLQDICDELKADVFISTYYTAPISTPTVAMIYDMIPELLSYDPHEWQWEQKRLSISHAVHFACISDCTAKDLRRLHPEIPESAITVTPLAAAPSYRPASAEAIADFRRRHGIHKDYLMLAGERAGYKNAALIFKAWSLLTKEERDSLMFVCAGGKPELEHALRVHAPDAEVRVIRFSDEDLATAYTEAVALGYPSLYEGFGLPVLEAMACGCPVITTRRSSLVQVAGDAAVFVDPWDPHATLSAIRMLLSDTEQRQRYIQAGLAHAATFSFERMAAQLSRILLDTAATAPKDESGRFENVWKETRLLQLRTSDLIAKMDKVKWHLAKRTEEAKTASSALKKSQKQRTKAEKNLKAERQKRKNPLKRLLNKLRGKKNP, encoded by the coding sequence ATGCCAACTGCCGCCGACTCATCCTCACCTCAAGGACTGCAAGCCATCATAGCCCCAGAAGTATTTGGGGACGAATTTTCCGAGGCCATCCGTAGTCTGGCACGCTCAGCGCCAATAGACTCCGTCCTGGAAATTGGCTCATCTTCCGGTGAGGGCAGCACGCTCGCGTGGGTGGAGGGATTGCGCCAAAATCCGCGGAAGCCGAAGCTGTACTGCATGGAGGTATCCAAGGTGCGGTGCGAGGCTCTGGAGCGGCGTTGGGGACCGGAGGGTTTCGTTGAGTGCTTCTTGGGCTCTTCCGTCGATTTGGATCAATTCCCCACCGAGGCCGAGGTCGAGACGTTCTACAAAACGGTCGAGGGTCCTCTGCGGAACTACCCGCTCGAGCAGGTGCTTGGCTGGCTTCGCGAGGACAAGGCATACATCACCGCGGAAGGGGTGCAGACGGGGCGCATCCGTGAGATCAAGCGAAGCCGTGGCATTGAGAATTTTGGCGCGGTGCTCATCGACGGCTCCGAGTTCACCGGAAACGCGGAACTGGATGAAGTCTACGGTGCTGAATTCATCCTGCTGGATGATACACAGACCTACAAGTGCCATCAGGCGCATCAGCGGTTGCTCCACGATCCTGCCTACCAGCTCGTCGCGGAGAATCCCTCACTCAGGCATGGCTACTCCGTCTTCCGCCGCCGCAGAAGCACCGCGCTCGATCCGCTCCCGAACGATGCGCCCGTGCATTACTTCACGATTGTCCTCAACGGTGAGCCTTTCATCCGGCATCACATGGAGGTGCTGAAGCAACTCTCCTTCCCCTGGCACTGGCACATTGTGGAAGGCGCTGCGACACTCACGCACGATACTGGTGCCTGGGGCCGTGCTGAAAAGGGAGCGCTCAATCAGAATCATCACCGCAACGGTCTCAGTACGGATGGCACGTCCGCCTACCTGGACGAGCTTGCAGCTCTTTATCCAGAGCGCGTCACCATCTACCGCCCACCCGCTGGACGGTTGTGGGATGGGAAAACGGAGATGGTGGCCCAACCGCTCAAGAACATCTTCGAAGAAGGCATCCTGTGGGAAATCGATGCTGATGAGCTGTGGACCCAGGAGCAACTGGAGACAGGACGCCGCATGTTCCTCGAGCATCCCGAGAAATGCGCCGCCTGGTTCTGGTGCCATTTCTTTGTCGGAGAGAAGCTGGTCGTTGCATCGAGATACGGCTATTCCCAAAAGCCGACGCAGGAATGGATCCGCGCATGGAGGTTCACTCCCGGGATGAAATGGCTGACCCATGAGCCACCCGTCCTGGCCCGGCGCCTGGAGAATGGCCAGTGGAAGGATGTGGCTGAAGGCAGGGTATTCACGCATCAGGAGACTGAAGCCCTGGGCCTCGTCTTCCAGCACTTTGCCTACGCCACGGAGGCCCAGGTTCAGTTCAAGGAGAGCTACTACGGCTACGCCGGAGCCGTGGCTGCCTGGCACAAGCTCCAGAACTCACAGACCTTCCCAACGCCGCTCCGCGAGCACTTCGCATGGGTGGACGGTCATGCGGAAGTAGACACCATCGAAGCCAGAAGAATCACTCCGCTGGCAAAGTACGACCGCGGCAGCAACCGGTGGACCTTTTCATCCCACGCAGCGGCACAGCCCAGCCTGCCGAAACACACCACGACGATTGTGGTCGATGGAGTTTTCTTCCAACTCAACAACACCGGCATAGGCCGCGTGTGGAGTGAGACGCTCAAGTTGTGGGCCGCCTCGGACATGGCGAAGCACGTGTGGATTCTGGATCGCAATGGGACGCTGCCACCGATCCCCGGACTCCGCAGAATCAGTGTGAAGCCCTTCAATATCGAGGAGCCGGGAAGCGATGCCTTCATGCTTCAGGATATCTGCGATGAGCTCAAGGCAGATGTCTTCATATCCACGTACTACACGGCGCCCATCTCCACTCCGACGGTGGCGATGATCTACGATATGATTCCCGAGCTGCTCAGCTACGATCCGCATGAATGGCAGTGGGAGCAGAAGAGACTCAGCATCAGCCATGCGGTGCATTTCGCCTGTATTTCTGACTGCACTGCAAAGGACCTCCGGCGGTTGCATCCTGAAATCCCGGAAAGCGCCATCACGGTCACACCGCTCGCCGCCGCTCCGAGCTACCGGCCTGCCAGCGCCGAGGCCATCGCTGACTTCCGCCGCCGTCACGGCATTCATAAGGACTATCTCATGCTGGCTGGTGAACGGGCCGGCTATAAAAATGCAGCCCTGATCTTCAAGGCATGGTCACTCTTGACCAAGGAGGAGCGCGATTCCCTGATGTTTGTTTGTGCGGGTGGCAAACCCGAACTGGAACATGCACTCAGGGTGCATGCGCCTGATGCGGAAGTGCGCGTCATCCGTTTCAGTGACGAAGACCTGGCCACTGCCTATACCGAAGCTGTCGCTCTGGGTTACCCTTCACTCTACGAAGGCTTCGGCCTGCCTGTCCTGGAGGCCATGGCTTGTGGCTGTCCAGTGATCACCACCCGCCGCTCCTCCCTGGTTCAGGTCGCCGGAGATGCCGCGGTCTTTGTGGACCCGTGGGATCCGCATGCCACGCTCTCGGCGATACGCATGCTGCTCTCCGACACGGAACAAAGACAGCGCTATATCCAAGCCGGTCTCGCCCACGCGGCCACCTTCTCCTTCGAGAGGATGGCGGCCCAGCTTTCCCGCATCCTGCTCGACACTGCCGCCACCGCTCCCAAAGACGAGTCGGGCCGCTTTGAAAACGTCTGGAAGGAAACGCGCCTGCTGCAGCTGCGGACTTCGGATCTGATTGCCAAGATGGACAAGGTCAAGTGGCACCTCGCCAAGAGAACCGAGGAAGCCAAAACAGCCTCCAGCGCGCTGAAGAAATCACAGAAGCAACGTACCAAAGCCGAAAAGAACCTGAAGGCAGAACGCCAGAAGCGGAAGAACCCGCTCAAACGCCTCTTGAACAAACTTCGCGGTAAGAAGAATCCATAA
- a CDS encoding cell division protein ZapB: MFGKLFAKSRGSKLGDAVQKLDDRLRSTRGEIESVKEKVQSIKAKLGTASDKSSQILQQNEELRAENRLLAREMESLKMLCGRMAVDRFAGKPPGTPFRAVEFKVFSQWGEDGILQHLIHHLPITRTEFVEFGVEDYREASTRFLLMNDNWRGLVMDGSEAHIQSIQGAYNHWCHDLTARCAFISPENINQLLEDAGFTGDIGIYSVDVDGMDYWIWKATTAVSPIIVISEFNGVFGSDIAVTVPPDAGFMRSKAHYSNLFYGASLSALEHLGREKGYSLVGINSAGNNAFFIRQDMLGAFPARTAKEVFVEARYREGRDPEGRLTLASPKERRETVKDLVVYNVRTGATQPLSKAWAEAAS; encoded by the coding sequence ATGTTCGGCAAACTCTTTGCAAAGTCACGGGGGTCAAAACTCGGTGACGCAGTCCAAAAGCTTGATGACCGCCTGCGCTCCACGCGCGGCGAGATCGAGTCCGTGAAGGAAAAGGTGCAATCCATCAAAGCCAAGCTGGGAACCGCAAGCGACAAGAGCTCCCAAATCCTCCAGCAAAACGAGGAACTGCGCGCCGAGAACAGGCTTCTCGCGCGCGAGATGGAATCCCTGAAAATGCTGTGCGGCAGGATGGCGGTCGACAGATTCGCCGGGAAGCCACCCGGCACGCCATTCAGGGCTGTGGAATTCAAGGTGTTCTCCCAGTGGGGAGAGGATGGCATCTTGCAACATTTGATTCATCACCTGCCCATCACCCGGACGGAGTTTGTAGAGTTCGGCGTGGAGGACTACCGCGAGGCGAGCACCCGATTCTTGCTGATGAATGACAACTGGCGCGGCCTGGTGATGGATGGCTCCGAGGCGCATATCCAGTCGATTCAGGGAGCCTACAACCACTGGTGCCACGACCTCACCGCCCGCTGTGCCTTCATCTCTCCCGAGAACATCAATCAGCTCCTTGAGGACGCAGGATTCACCGGGGACATCGGCATCTACAGCGTGGATGTCGATGGGATGGACTACTGGATATGGAAGGCAACCACCGCAGTTTCTCCCATCATCGTCATCAGTGAATTCAACGGCGTATTCGGCAGTGACATCGCGGTCACCGTGCCGCCGGACGCAGGCTTCATGCGCTCGAAGGCGCACTATTCGAACCTGTTTTATGGAGCATCCCTTTCCGCCCTTGAGCATCTGGGCCGCGAGAAAGGCTATTCTCTCGTAGGAATCAACTCGGCAGGAAATAACGCATTTTTCATACGCCAGGATATGCTGGGAGCCTTCCCGGCACGCACGGCGAAGGAGGTCTTCGTGGAGGCCCGCTATCGTGAGGGTCGCGACCCTGAAGGGCGGCTGACCCTGGCTTCGCCCAAGGAAAGACGCGAAACCGTCAAGGACCTCGTCGTCTACAATGTGCGGACTGGTGCCACACAACCCCTGTCAAAGGCCTGGGCGGAAGCGGCTTCTTGA